Proteins found in one Polyodon spathula isolate WHYD16114869_AA chromosome 10, ASM1765450v1, whole genome shotgun sequence genomic segment:
- the LOC121321764 gene encoding prosaposin-like isoform X2, translating to MILLLPLLLISTAVASPLLGKEQCAKGPPYWCQNVKIASQCGAVTHCQQNIWNKPTAKSVPCDFCKEVLGVVGNLLKDNATETEILGYLEKACQLIPDQGMSDECKDMVENYFPIVMAIIKGELADPNVTCCALGLCKSLQQQLGAAAATAQQILSNEIPKVDLSKVVSPFIANIPLLLHPQGKTEEAPPAEDGDVCKDCVTLVSDAQAEAKANSSFVNRIVEQIKEQCDLLGSGMADLCKEYVSQYAPLVIQQLMSMDQKPEDICARAGFCASSVKSVPMQTLVAAKLFPATKVIQATKVSAPAKNLVKVRDSPQCAVCEYVMKEIESMVEQEKTEESIIHAVKVVCSILPDTLSAQCRDLIESYGQAIIELLIQEADPKTICTVLGLCKDASRLYIPMDQARFKAGDFCQVCQMAVRYIDGILQQNATEAEIEAAVQKVCSFLPAAMQEECDQLVEQYEPMLVQLLLQILDPDFVCTKLSACPSASQPNLLGSEQCSWGPSFWCKNMDTASRCNAVEHCRRHVWN from the exons ctgtggcttctcctttgctgggGAAGGAGCAGTGTGCAAAGGGCCCCCCCTATTGGTGCCAGAATGTCAAGATAGCCTCTCAGTGTGGGGCTGTGACCCACTGCCAGCAAAACATCTGGAACAAGCCAACTGCA AAATCTGTGCCATGTGACTTCTGCAAGGAAGTCCTCGGTGTCGTTGGGAACCTGCTGAAGGACAATGCGACGGAG ACGGAGATCCTGGGCTACCTGGAGAAGGCATGTCAACTGATCCCAGACCAGGGCATGTCTGATGAGTGCAAGGATATGGTGGAAAATTACTTCCCCATTGTCATGGCCATTATCAAGGGAGAGCTG GCAGACCCGAATGTAACCTGCTGTGCCCTGGGCCTGTGTAAATCCCTGCAGCAGCAGTTGGGTGCTGCTGCCGCCACTGCCCAGCAGATCCTGTCCAATGAGATTCCCAAGGTTGACCTCTCCAAGGTGGTGTCCCCCTTCATCGCTAACATCcccctgctgctgcacccccaAGGCAAAACGGAGGAGGCCCCCCCTGCG GAGGATGGAGACGTGTGCAAAGATTGCGTGACACTGGTTTCCGATGCTCAGGCAGAGGCCAAGGCCAACTCCTCGTTTGTGAATAGGATCGTCGAGCAGATCAAGGAGCAGTGTGACCTGCTGGGGTCTGGCATGGCTGATCTG tgcAAAGAGTATGTCAGCCAGTATGCTCCACTTGTTATCCAGCAGTTGATGTCCATG GACCAG AAACCTGAAGACATCTGTGCCAGAGCTGGGTTCTGTGCCTCCTCTGTGAAGTCTGTGCCCATGCAGACTCTCGTTGCTGCTAAGCTGTTCCCAGCTACAAAGGTCATCCAGGCCACCAAGGTCTCTGCGCCTGCCAAG AATCTGGTGAAGGTCCGTGATTCCCCACAGTGTGCTGTCTGCGAGTATGTTATGAAGGAGATTGAGAGCATGGTGGAGCAGGAGAAGACTGAG GAGTCGATAATCCATGCTGTTAAGGTGGTCTGCTCCATCCTGCCTGACACCCTCTCTGCCCAGTGCCGTGACCTTATCGAATCCTACGGCCAGGCCATCATCGAGCTGCTGATTCAGGAGGCTGACCCCAAGACCATCTGCACTGTGCTGGGGCTCTGCAAGGACGCCAGCCGCCTCTATATCC CAATGGACCAGGCTCGCTTCAAGGCAGGCGATTTTTGCCAGGTGTGCCAGATGGCAGTGAGATATATCGATGGGATCCTGCAGCAGAATGCCACTGAGGCAGAGATCGAGGCTGCTGTGCAGAAAGTGTGCAGCTTCCTGCCTGCAGCCATGCAAGAGGAG TGTGACCAGTTGGTGGAGCAGTATGAGCCGATGCTCGTTCAGCTCCTGCTGCAAATTCTGGATCCTGACTTCGTCTGCACT aaacTGAGTGCCTGCCCAAGTGCATCTCAACCCAACCTGCTGGGAAGTGAACAGTGCAGTTGGGGACCGTCCTTCTGGTGCAAGAACATGGACACTGCCTCCCGCTGCAAT GCTGTTGAACACTGTAGGCGCCATGTGTGGAACTAA
- the LOC121321764 gene encoding prosaposin-like isoform X1 yields the protein MILLLPLLLISTAVASPLLGKEQCAKGPPYWCQNVKIASQCGAVTHCQQNIWNKPTAKSVPCDFCKEVLGVVGNLLKDNATETEILGYLEKACQLIPDQGMSDECKDMVENYFPIVMAIIKGELADPNVTCCALGLCKSLQQQLGAAAATAQQILSNEIPKVDLSKVVSPFIANIPLLLHPQGKTEEAPPAEDGDVCKDCVTLVSDAQAEAKANSSFVNRIVEQIKEQCDLLGSGMADLCKEYVSQYAPLVIQQLMSMDQKPEDICARAGFCASSVKSVPMQTLVAAKLFPATKVIQATKVSAPAKNLVKVRDSPQCAVCEYVMKEIESMVEQEKTEESIIHAVKVVCSILPDTLSAQCRDLIESYGQAIIELLIQEADPKTICTVLGLCKDASRLYIPAMDQARFKAGDFCQVCQMAVRYIDGILQQNATEAEIEAAVQKVCSFLPAAMQEECDQLVEQYEPMLVQLLLQILDPDFVCTKLSACPSASQPNLLGSEQCSWGPSFWCKNMDTASRCNAVEHCRRHVWN from the exons ctgtggcttctcctttgctgggGAAGGAGCAGTGTGCAAAGGGCCCCCCCTATTGGTGCCAGAATGTCAAGATAGCCTCTCAGTGTGGGGCTGTGACCCACTGCCAGCAAAACATCTGGAACAAGCCAACTGCA AAATCTGTGCCATGTGACTTCTGCAAGGAAGTCCTCGGTGTCGTTGGGAACCTGCTGAAGGACAATGCGACGGAG ACGGAGATCCTGGGCTACCTGGAGAAGGCATGTCAACTGATCCCAGACCAGGGCATGTCTGATGAGTGCAAGGATATGGTGGAAAATTACTTCCCCATTGTCATGGCCATTATCAAGGGAGAGCTG GCAGACCCGAATGTAACCTGCTGTGCCCTGGGCCTGTGTAAATCCCTGCAGCAGCAGTTGGGTGCTGCTGCCGCCACTGCCCAGCAGATCCTGTCCAATGAGATTCCCAAGGTTGACCTCTCCAAGGTGGTGTCCCCCTTCATCGCTAACATCcccctgctgctgcacccccaAGGCAAAACGGAGGAGGCCCCCCCTGCG GAGGATGGAGACGTGTGCAAAGATTGCGTGACACTGGTTTCCGATGCTCAGGCAGAGGCCAAGGCCAACTCCTCGTTTGTGAATAGGATCGTCGAGCAGATCAAGGAGCAGTGTGACCTGCTGGGGTCTGGCATGGCTGATCTG tgcAAAGAGTATGTCAGCCAGTATGCTCCACTTGTTATCCAGCAGTTGATGTCCATG GACCAG AAACCTGAAGACATCTGTGCCAGAGCTGGGTTCTGTGCCTCCTCTGTGAAGTCTGTGCCCATGCAGACTCTCGTTGCTGCTAAGCTGTTCCCAGCTACAAAGGTCATCCAGGCCACCAAGGTCTCTGCGCCTGCCAAG AATCTGGTGAAGGTCCGTGATTCCCCACAGTGTGCTGTCTGCGAGTATGTTATGAAGGAGATTGAGAGCATGGTGGAGCAGGAGAAGACTGAG GAGTCGATAATCCATGCTGTTAAGGTGGTCTGCTCCATCCTGCCTGACACCCTCTCTGCCCAGTGCCGTGACCTTATCGAATCCTACGGCCAGGCCATCATCGAGCTGCTGATTCAGGAGGCTGACCCCAAGACCATCTGCACTGTGCTGGGGCTCTGCAAGGACGCCAGCCGCCTCTATATCC CGGCAATGGACCAGGCTCGCTTCAAGGCAGGCGATTTTTGCCAGGTGTGCCAGATGGCAGTGAGATATATCGATGGGATCCTGCAGCAGAATGCCACTGAGGCAGAGATCGAGGCTGCTGTGCAGAAAGTGTGCAGCTTCCTGCCTGCAGCCATGCAAGAGGAG TGTGACCAGTTGGTGGAGCAGTATGAGCCGATGCTCGTTCAGCTCCTGCTGCAAATTCTGGATCCTGACTTCGTCTGCACT aaacTGAGTGCCTGCCCAAGTGCATCTCAACCCAACCTGCTGGGAAGTGAACAGTGCAGTTGGGGACCGTCCTTCTGGTGCAAGAACATGGACACTGCCTCCCGCTGCAAT GCTGTTGAACACTGTAGGCGCCATGTGTGGAACTAA
- the LOC121321764 gene encoding prosaposin-like isoform X3, whose translation MILLLPLLLISTAVASPLLGKEQCAKGPPYWCQNVKIASQCGAVTHCQQNIWNKPTAKSVPCDFCKEVLGVVGNLLKDNATETEILGYLEKACQLIPDQGMSDECKDMVENYFPIVMAIIKGELADPNVTCCALGLCKSLQQQLGAAAATAQQILSNEIPKVDLSKVVSPFIANIPLLLHPQGKTEEAPPAEDGDVCKDCVTLVSDAQAEAKANSSFVNRIVEQIKEQCDLLGSGMADLCKEYVSQYAPLVIQQLMSMKPEDICARAGFCASSVKSVPMQTLVAAKLFPATKVIQATKVSAPAKNLVKVRDSPQCAVCEYVMKEIESMVEQEKTEESIIHAVKVVCSILPDTLSAQCRDLIESYGQAIIELLIQEADPKTICTVLGLCKDASRLYIPAMDQARFKAGDFCQVCQMAVRYIDGILQQNATEAEIEAAVQKVCSFLPAAMQEECDQLVEQYEPMLVQLLLQILDPDFVCTKLSACPSASQPNLLGSEQCSWGPSFWCKNMDTASRCNAVEHCRRHVWN comes from the exons ctgtggcttctcctttgctgggGAAGGAGCAGTGTGCAAAGGGCCCCCCCTATTGGTGCCAGAATGTCAAGATAGCCTCTCAGTGTGGGGCTGTGACCCACTGCCAGCAAAACATCTGGAACAAGCCAACTGCA AAATCTGTGCCATGTGACTTCTGCAAGGAAGTCCTCGGTGTCGTTGGGAACCTGCTGAAGGACAATGCGACGGAG ACGGAGATCCTGGGCTACCTGGAGAAGGCATGTCAACTGATCCCAGACCAGGGCATGTCTGATGAGTGCAAGGATATGGTGGAAAATTACTTCCCCATTGTCATGGCCATTATCAAGGGAGAGCTG GCAGACCCGAATGTAACCTGCTGTGCCCTGGGCCTGTGTAAATCCCTGCAGCAGCAGTTGGGTGCTGCTGCCGCCACTGCCCAGCAGATCCTGTCCAATGAGATTCCCAAGGTTGACCTCTCCAAGGTGGTGTCCCCCTTCATCGCTAACATCcccctgctgctgcacccccaAGGCAAAACGGAGGAGGCCCCCCCTGCG GAGGATGGAGACGTGTGCAAAGATTGCGTGACACTGGTTTCCGATGCTCAGGCAGAGGCCAAGGCCAACTCCTCGTTTGTGAATAGGATCGTCGAGCAGATCAAGGAGCAGTGTGACCTGCTGGGGTCTGGCATGGCTGATCTG tgcAAAGAGTATGTCAGCCAGTATGCTCCACTTGTTATCCAGCAGTTGATGTCCATG AAACCTGAAGACATCTGTGCCAGAGCTGGGTTCTGTGCCTCCTCTGTGAAGTCTGTGCCCATGCAGACTCTCGTTGCTGCTAAGCTGTTCCCAGCTACAAAGGTCATCCAGGCCACCAAGGTCTCTGCGCCTGCCAAG AATCTGGTGAAGGTCCGTGATTCCCCACAGTGTGCTGTCTGCGAGTATGTTATGAAGGAGATTGAGAGCATGGTGGAGCAGGAGAAGACTGAG GAGTCGATAATCCATGCTGTTAAGGTGGTCTGCTCCATCCTGCCTGACACCCTCTCTGCCCAGTGCCGTGACCTTATCGAATCCTACGGCCAGGCCATCATCGAGCTGCTGATTCAGGAGGCTGACCCCAAGACCATCTGCACTGTGCTGGGGCTCTGCAAGGACGCCAGCCGCCTCTATATCC CGGCAATGGACCAGGCTCGCTTCAAGGCAGGCGATTTTTGCCAGGTGTGCCAGATGGCAGTGAGATATATCGATGGGATCCTGCAGCAGAATGCCACTGAGGCAGAGATCGAGGCTGCTGTGCAGAAAGTGTGCAGCTTCCTGCCTGCAGCCATGCAAGAGGAG TGTGACCAGTTGGTGGAGCAGTATGAGCCGATGCTCGTTCAGCTCCTGCTGCAAATTCTGGATCCTGACTTCGTCTGCACT aaacTGAGTGCCTGCCCAAGTGCATCTCAACCCAACCTGCTGGGAAGTGAACAGTGCAGTTGGGGACCGTCCTTCTGGTGCAAGAACATGGACACTGCCTCCCGCTGCAAT GCTGTTGAACACTGTAGGCGCCATGTGTGGAACTAA